The sequence CACTTATCATCTAAAATAGCAAGTTTATCATTTATAAAAAAAGATAAAGGATATTATCATGAACCGTAAGTTTATTTTATTTCTTTCGTTTTTAATTGTCGCCGTTGGCATCACGGGAATTTTAGTTAACATTGATAATGATAGTAATGAAAAAGCATCCTATGATTTGCTCGAATTGAACAACGAGAAAGAAATAAATATAGCACTAGCACAGTCAACCCGTAACCTTCCTTCAGGAACAATATTAAGAGGGAATGATTACGCCATAAAGAAACTCTTGGTTAAAGAATCAAGTGAATTGGTAAAAAGCAACATATCAAGCAGTACTAATATTAATAACTATTTATTGAAAGAAAATGTTCTCGCCAACTCCTATCTTACAAAAGATATGTTAGTTTCGCCTGCTAGTGATAATTTCAATCATCTTATCTTAAAGAAAGGTGATGTTATCTACAAATTTAATTTAAAAAAGCAAGATGAGTATCTGCTCGATTCATTAAATGTTGGTGGTAGGGTTTCCTTTCAATTGATAACTCTTGAAGCAGACAATAGAAAGGGAATGGAGAATGGCACGACGATCAATAAAAAAGGCATAAACAACAGACAAAAACAGAATTACTCACTCTATAAAATCATCCAAAATATGGAAATAGTAAGAATAAAAAAATACTCAGAAAGCGAATTATTAGAAGTAAATGGTAAAAATAAAAAGACTGAAGAGGCGCTAACGGGTTATATAGAAGTTATCATCAATATGCGGGATCTTGATTTAATCTACTTGGCAGAAGCATCAGGTGACATCATCCTAACTCCCACCATCGGCGGTGAAGATAATAAATCAAAACATCTACATGACACATTACCTGAGTTACGGACAATAAGAGAGTTAAGAGGATGAGAACAGCTAAATTAAGATATTTAAATCAAAACATACTGTTTCTCCTATGTGTGATTATAACATGCCAAATAGCAGTAAACAGAGCAAATGCCAAACCCACTTACTTATCTACTGGTGAATCCTCTATTATTAAAACACAAGAGGAAATAGATACAGTTTTTGTTTCTGTGGCAGCTATTGCTGACTATGAACTAGTAGGAAAAAATAGCATTATTGTGTATGCAAAACAGGAAGGAACAGCAGAGTTTATTCTGTTCAATCAGAACCATCAACCCATAAATAAACTAGTAGTATTAGTCAATAATACTATTACCTCGGCACATAAAAGGATACAGCTTGAATACCCTGAAAGCGACATAGAGATTAATAAGGTAGGAGATAGCTATATTCTGACAGGAACAGTAGAGACCGAAGAGGCAAAAGATACTATTGTCAGTATCATTGGCGAAGCTACCGGAAGTAAAAAAACAATAGATATTCACAACAAAAAAGAAATCGATGGTAATAATCAGTATTTTAATACCTCAGAGTACTCGGGGATAATAAATAGAATAAAGCTACCAGGTTCAAACCAAGTAAATGTAAAACTCACTATTGCCGAAGTAACAAAAGACTTTAGCGAAAATATTGGTGTAGACTGGAGCACTATAGGGAATATTTCAGGTTCATTTCAATTTTTAAAATTAGATGGTTTGAGAAAATTTAATGCAAATGATATTAGCGCATTAGTCCATGCTATTAATGATAATTCTATCGCTCGGGTTTTAGCTGAACCTAACCTCTCCGTATTATCTGGGGAGAGTGCTACATTTTTAGTTGGCGGGGAAATACCCATTGTTAATACCGCACAAAATAGCACAGTAATTACTTATAAAGAATTTGGCATAAAACTAAACATCGGAGCCAAAGTCAATGAGAAAAAACGGATCCGAATTAAGCTGGATGAAGAAGTGAGCAGTATAGATAAAGTATTTAGTATCGATGGAGGAAATTCGTATCCTTCATTCAGGACACGAAAAGCGGCAACAACCTTAGAACTAGGTGATGGTGAAAGCTTTATTCTTGGCGGGCTTATCAGTAGCTCAGAAAGAGAATCACTGAAAAAAATTCCATTGATTGGTGATATCCCTATATTAGGCGCTTTCTTTCGCAATGCAGAGACACGGAAAAAACAAACTGAATTAGTGGTCGTCGCAACCGTGAATTTAGTGAGACCCATTTCAGAGAAAGAAGTAGAGCTACCCAATTTCATGCATACCTCAGCACTTGAGCGTTTTTTTAATTTTACTCATATCATAGAAATAAAAAGAGAGAAGATGGCTAAAGAATTCCTACGCAAAGGAGGATTTATCAAATGAAATTATTAATAATAGGCAGCATTGTATTATTTTTAAACTTAGCTCATGCAGGACCAACAATTATCCCTATGGATAATGGCCGTGCATCAGTATTAGTAGGGGAGAACGAAAAAATGACAAAAAACATCAACTTATGCGAAGATAACAGATTGAAAACGCGATACAAACCTTGTAAATATAACGTTAATGATTATCGCATCACTAAAAATAGTGAAGTGGGTTGTGCATATAAGACCAATAGAAAAAACTCTAGCACTAATGGTGAGTTATGCAATTAATTCTCAATAAGGAACTCATCAATAGAAAAGACAGTAAAATAAAAAAAAATATTGTGATTATGTCTACACGAAAATGGGTAATAGAGGAGATATCAGAAAAAATACGTCTGGCTGATATGAACGATATTAAAGAAATGGATAAAGATATTTTTAATATTTCGGATATAAATATCCCAGAACAAACTGTCGGGTTTATTATTGATATCGGTCATAATGAAAACATTGACAAAACATTAAGTTTAATAAAAAGTAATACTCCACGAGACTGCTGGTGTGTATTAGTCGGTGATATAGACTCAATCAGTGTCGCCCAAAAATTTACTGAGCATGGGGTATTATACTTAAACTTACAATCACAGTCAGTTGAGTTAACACAACACTTGCTAAAAGGCATTCCCATTGAAGCAGAAAGGAAAGCTTTTTTTATCAGTATACTAGGATGTAAAGGAGGGATTGGTACCACACTACTTAGCTATCATTTTTCTTGTGAAGTAACTCAAATAAAAAAATCGCCCACTTTATTACTACAAGGCAATCAAGGATCTCAAGATCTTGATCTTGTCACAGAGAAAAAAATGACATCAGAGGTAAATGAATGTCATAAAAATATAGATATCATGTTGTGTAAAGAGAATGAGTTAAGTGATATTAATACTCAGATAGGTAGAAAGCACAATTACATTGTATTCGACCAGCCTATCCATAGTTTATCAAAAGAAAAATTAACGAGATATATTGAACAATCAGATTGCATCATTATATTACTCGACAATAGCATGACCTCAGTTCGTGTTGCTAAAGAATTTATTGATATTTATGACCGTTTTAAACGAGATAACAAACAAGCCACCCGATTAATCATTTGTTTGAATGAAAGTCGGCCTATAACAAAGAATATGTTAGATACCGCTGATGTACAAACTTTATTAGGTCGTAAGATTGATACGCAAATACCTTATATATTTAAAACAAAAGAATCATTAATTGATCAAGACTATTTTGGCAGAAATAAAATAAAAATAAAAAATTTAGCAAAAAACACATTGGGTATAAATACTCACTTCCACAATAATGGAAAGTCATGGATAAACAAGATAACAACATCACTAAAACTAAAGGAAAGGTAAACAGTGAAGGTACCATTGAGCACGCAAGAATTAATTAGAGAGAGAATGCTGGCCAATATTGACATAGATAAGATTGAACATCTGGTTGATGATTATAGCAAGCTAAGCGAATTACTTTCACAAACTCTTGATGATTTATTTAATAAAAATGATTATAAATTAACCACCCAAGATCAGAAGAAAATGATTACCATGATTGCGGACGAAATTACTGGATTTGGCCCATTAAGAGAACTGATGGAAGACGACTCTATTAGTGACATTATGGTTAACGGCCCAGAAAAAATATTTATTGAACGCTATGGAAAGATAACCTTAACCTCTCGCCGTTTTATTAATAATGCTCAATTGACTGATATGGCCAAACGTTTGATGCAACGTGCCAATCGGCGTATTGATGAAAGTCGTCCACTGGCGGATGCGCGTTTAATTGATGGTAGTCGCATCAATGTGGCAATAAGTCCTATTACATTAGACGGAACTGTACTTTCCATTCGAAAATTTAGTAACAATAAACGAAAATTGGAAGACTTAGTCGATATGGGTACCATGAGTAGCGCTATGGCTAATTTTCTCATTATTGCTGCCAGTTGCCGGGTTAATATTATTATCTCTGGTGGAACAGGATCAGGGAAGACAACATTACTTAATGCTCTCTCAATGTATATATCTGAAAATGAGAGGGTAATTACCTTAGAAGATGCAGCTGAACTCAATCTTGAACAGCCACATGTAGTGCGAATGGAAACACGACTTGCCGGGCTGGAAAATACCGGGCAGATCACGATGCGAGACTTAGTCATTAACTCACTGCGTATGCGCCCTGATCGGATTATTATTGGAGAGTGCCGAGGCGAAGAAACTTTTGAAATGCTTCAGGCAATGAACACGGGCCACAATGGTTCGATGTCAACACTGCATGCTAATTCCCCTCGAGATGCAGTTGCCAGGCTCGAAAGTATGATTATGATGGGACCCGTTAATATGCCTATATTAACTATTCGCCGTAATATAGCCTCGGCAATCAACCTTATTGTCCAGGTTTCGCGGATGAATGACGGCTCACGAAAAATATGTCAAATCAGTGAAATTATGGGGATGGAAGGCGATAATGTTGTCTTACAAGATATTTTTTCATTTAAACCTATTAAAGAGCGGGAGCGAGAAGGGAAAATTCAAGGGAGTTTCATCAATTATGGTTTACTGAGCCGTTC comes from Yersinia canariae and encodes:
- a CDS encoding type II and III secretion system protein family protein → MRTAKLRYLNQNILFLLCVIITCQIAVNRANAKPTYLSTGESSIIKTQEEIDTVFVSVAAIADYELVGKNSIIVYAKQEGTAEFILFNQNHQPINKLVVLVNNTITSAHKRIQLEYPESDIEINKVGDSYILTGTVETEEAKDTIVSIIGEATGSKKTIDIHNKKEIDGNNQYFNTSEYSGIINRIKLPGSNQVNVKLTIAEVTKDFSENIGVDWSTIGNISGSFQFLKLDGLRKFNANDISALVHAINDNSIARVLAEPNLSVLSGESATFLVGGEIPIVNTAQNSTVITYKEFGIKLNIGAKVNEKKRIRIKLDEEVSSIDKVFSIDGGNSYPSFRTRKAATTLELGDGESFILGGLISSSERESLKKIPLIGDIPILGAFFRNAETRKKQTELVVVATVNLVRPISEKEVELPNFMHTSALERFFNFTHIIEIKREKMAKEFLRKGGFIK
- a CDS encoding CpaF family protein, with product MKVPLSTQELIRERMLANIDIDKIEHLVDDYSKLSELLSQTLDDLFNKNDYKLTTQDQKKMITMIADEITGFGPLRELMEDDSISDIMVNGPEKIFIERYGKITLTSRRFINNAQLTDMAKRLMQRANRRIDESRPLADARLIDGSRINVAISPITLDGTVLSIRKFSNNKRKLEDLVDMGTMSSAMANFLIIAASCRVNIIISGGTGSGKTTLLNALSMYISENERVITLEDAAELNLEQPHVVRMETRLAGLENTGQITMRDLVINSLRMRPDRIIIGECRGEETFEMLQAMNTGHNGSMSTLHANSPRDAVARLESMIMMGPVNMPILTIRRNIASAINLIVQVSRMNDGSRKICQISEIMGMEGDNVVLQDIFSFKPIKEREREGKIQGSFINYGLLSRSSVRINADIYNLSNELNGIFSLVEK
- a CDS encoding pilus assembly protein CpaE, with translation MQLILNKELINRKDSKIKKNIVIMSTRKWVIEEISEKIRLADMNDIKEMDKDIFNISDINIPEQTVGFIIDIGHNENIDKTLSLIKSNTPRDCWCVLVGDIDSISVAQKFTEHGVLYLNLQSQSVELTQHLLKGIPIEAERKAFFISILGCKGGIGTTLLSYHFSCEVTQIKKSPTLLLQGNQGSQDLDLVTEKKMTSEVNECHKNIDIMLCKENELSDINTQIGRKHNYIVFDQPIHSLSKEKLTRYIEQSDCIIILLDNSMTSVRVAKEFIDIYDRFKRDNKQATRLIICLNESRPITKNMLDTADVQTLLGRKIDTQIPYIFKTKESLIDQDYFGRNKIKIKNLAKNTLGINTHFHNNGKSWINKITTSLKLKER
- a CDS encoding tight adherance operon protein — protein: MNRKFILFLSFLIVAVGITGILVNIDNDSNEKASYDLLELNNEKEINIALAQSTRNLPSGTILRGNDYAIKKLLVKESSELVKSNISSSTNINNYLLKENVLANSYLTKDMLVSPASDNFNHLILKKGDVIYKFNLKKQDEYLLDSLNVGGRVSFQLITLEADNRKGMENGTTINKKGINNRQKQNYSLYKIIQNMEIVRIKKYSESELLEVNGKNKKTEEALTGYIEVIINMRDLDLIYLAEASGDIILTPTIGGEDNKSKHLHDTLPELRTIRELRG